The following proteins are co-located in the Pyrobaculum calidifontis JCM 11548 genome:
- a CDS encoding HEPN domain-containing protein, producing MWADAKWSISGGGLLSYWRRRGTTLKKAVDLAAFHAEQALQLALKCLLARDYGHYPHTHDLRDFELGGEARGLGLLWPIGTPWRSW from the coding sequence ATGTGGGCAGACGCGAAGTGGAGCATCTCAGGAGGCGGGCTTTTGAGTTATTGGAGGCGGCGCGGGACGACGTTGAAAAAGGCAGTTGACTTGGCGGCTTTTCACGCCGAGCAGGCTCTTCAGCTTGCCTTGAAGTGCCTCCTGGCGCGCGACTACGGGCATTATCCCCATACGCACGACTTGAGGGACTTTGAACTTGGAGGAGAGGCCAGAGGTTTGGGACTTCTATGGCCAATAGGTACGCCGTGGAGATCTTGGTAG
- a CDS encoding ParA family protein yields the protein MHVVSFISASGGVGKTTLSLLTAGAYALHGKRVLLVDLDSSATATMWTVGDHAEDCNLKTLLQRLVDFKTGRVGRPPDAGECVRRVRVVGTHSDFHLLPGGNLDDVAGEVKNLPKWSDLLVDLLGPLVDKHDIVILDSPNWVYWSFPMTIPLSSFYVAITRPGEAEVKKTAVFLQRVYAVMRNQFGIDSPDLYISVLLNQIRDNRVDKIAEAWEETRNTITKAFPNITVIKWEERAKYYSDKVESEYYGFKLKNGLGIEEYREKGHVLKRDKGEDKLQFEAYFKALNRFIESTAPYRRVE from the coding sequence ATGCATGTGGTTAGTTTCATCTCTGCCAGCGGCGGCGTGGGGAAAACCACGCTTTCTCTGCTCACCGCGGGCGCCTACGCATTGCACGGTAAGAGGGTGTTGCTTGTTGACTTAGACTCATCGGCCACGGCCACTATGTGGACGGTGGGAGACCACGCCGAGGACTGCAACTTGAAGACTCTCCTCCAGAGGCTGGTGGATTTTAAGACGGGGCGCGTGGGCAGGCCGCCGGACGCGGGGGAGTGTGTGAGGAGGGTTAGGGTGGTGGGCACTCATTCGGACTTTCACCTCCTGCCGGGGGGAAATCTAGACGACGTGGCTGGCGAAGTGAAGAACCTCCCCAAGTGGAGCGACCTCCTCGTGGACCTGCTGGGGCCCCTCGTGGACAAGCACGACATCGTCATCCTCGACTCGCCTAACTGGGTTTACTGGTCTTTCCCCATGACGATCCCCCTCTCCTCATTCTATGTGGCTATTACTCGGCCGGGCGAGGCCGAGGTTAAGAAGACCGCTGTCTTCCTCCAGCGCGTGTACGCAGTCATGAGGAACCAATTCGGCATAGACAGCCCCGACTTGTACATCTCAGTGTTGTTAAACCAGATTAGGGATAACAGGGTGGATAAAATAGCAGAGGCGTGGGAAGAGACGCGTAACACGATAACTAAGGCGTTTCCCAATATTACAGTCATTAAGTGGGAGGAGAGAGCCAAGTACTACAGCGATAAAGTGGAGAGCGAGTACTACGGCTTCAAGCTCAAGAACGGGCTCGGGATAGAGGAGTACCGCGAAAAGGGCCATGTGCTAAAGAGGGACAAGGGGGAGGACAAGCTACAGTTTGAGGCCTACTTCAAGGCTCTTAACAGGTTTATTGAGTCGACGGCGCCTTATAGAAGAGTTGAATGA
- a CDS encoding DNA glycosylase family protein codes for MELEERFVIRVEKGDVDFHLTAAVYNFKWYYDGERLVLVEDRDAALVVEEEGTWLRVTGYGEVEKGEAAELVAKRLGLGEDYSDFFRRAAGDPILREAPRIFAKWRLRSATPWYAFLVAVLQQNASFLQGWRGLCCIIKRFGTPMRLGQMYTIAPPTPREVLDLGDKLRSCPIGYRAATIAAVAETFAKGGDPFKARGVGPYTRSLVELLAHRRYDAAPVDRWVKRLVQEAVGQDAEQYLREKFGQWAGLAVYLYTVALDAAPLRKALERLKKGQVTPMEEVSPMGMWKTEMCH; via the coding sequence GTGGAGCTTGAGGAGAGATTCGTCATACGGGTAGAGAAGGGCGACGTGGACTTCCACTTGACAGCCGCCGTCTACAACTTCAAATGGTACTACGACGGGGAGAGGCTTGTCCTCGTGGAGGACAGAGACGCGGCGCTCGTGGTCGAGGAGGAGGGGACGTGGCTGAGAGTGACGGGTTATGGGGAGGTGGAAAAGGGTGAGGCGGCGGAGCTCGTGGCCAAGAGGCTCGGCCTGGGCGAGGACTACTCCGACTTCTTCCGCCGGGCGGCGGGGGACCCCATTCTCAGAGAGGCGCCGCGGATATTTGCAAAGTGGAGGCTCAGATCTGCCACGCCCTGGTACGCCTTCCTAGTCGCAGTGCTACAGCAAAACGCCAGCTTCCTCCAGGGCTGGAGGGGGCTCTGCTGTATAATAAAGCGGTTTGGCACGCCGATGAGGCTGGGGCAGATGTACACCATCGCCCCGCCGACCCCACGCGAGGTCCTCGACCTGGGAGACAAGCTGAGGAGTTGCCCCATCGGATACCGCGCCGCCACCATAGCCGCCGTGGCCGAGACCTTTGCAAAAGGCGGAGACCCCTTCAAGGCGAGAGGCGTAGGGCCCTACACGAGGAGCCTCGTGGAGCTACTCGCCCACCGGAGATACGACGCAGCCCCCGTAGACAGGTGGGTCAAGCGGCTCGTCCAAGAGGCCGTGGGCCAAGACGCAGAGCAATACCTCCGAGAGAAGTTCGGCCAATGGGCAGGCCTCGCAGTCTACCTCTACACCGTGGCCCTAGACGCGGCCCCCCTACGGAAGGCCCTCGAAAGGCTGAAGAAAGGCCAAGTGACACCAATGGAAGAGGTCTCGCCAATGGGCATGTGGAAGACAGAGATGTGCCACTAA
- a CDS encoding family 1 encapsulin nanocompartment shell protein, whose translation MLSKHPLEIPPDRKLTKGEVADALRLAIIAELDAISLYLQLARAIDDEKVRKVFEDVAREEKTHVGEFLALLKGLDPELVAELEKGAVEVAEKGGDPPQDEWAELREAARQAADSIRVFRRYIPTTRVGRGVEYVPVEREGVRDAVKLVEISAKFKISQAALDYAKRTGQPLDAGDALRAAAELALEEDRLVAHTLLNLSNALKMAATSWDEPGKAVAEVSKAVAELIKAGAPGPYILFVDPARFAKLVSVYEKTGVMELTRIKAIVKDVVPTPVVPPSAALLISASPQTLDLVIGADTEVEYLGPEDGKHLFRLWETIAVRVRQEKGVAVLREG comes from the coding sequence ATGCTCTCTAAACACCCCCTTGAGATTCCTCCCGATAGGAAGTTGACAAAGGGCGAGGTGGCGGACGCCCTTAGGCTTGCCATAATTGCCGAGTTAGACGCCATTAGCCTATACCTACAGCTCGCCAGAGCCATAGACGACGAGAAGGTGAGAAAAGTGTTTGAAGACGTGGCCAGGGAGGAGAAGACTCACGTTGGAGAATTCTTGGCCCTGCTCAAGGGCCTTGACCCAGAGCTCGTCGCCGAGTTGGAGAAGGGGGCTGTGGAGGTGGCCGAGAAGGGCGGCGACCCGCCGCAGGACGAGTGGGCCGAGTTGAGAGAGGCCGCGCGGCAGGCCGCCGACTCTATACGAGTGTTTAGGCGCTATATCCCGACCACGAGAGTGGGCAGAGGCGTGGAGTACGTCCCCGTGGAGAGAGAGGGCGTTCGCGACGCGGTGAAGCTCGTGGAGATCTCGGCCAAGTTTAAGATTAGCCAAGCCGCCTTGGACTACGCCAAGAGGACTGGGCAGCCCTTAGACGCGGGAGACGCCCTGCGCGCCGCCGCCGAGCTGGCGCTTGAGGAGGACAGGCTGGTGGCGCACACCCTCCTCAACCTCTCCAATGCCCTAAAGATGGCGGCCACGAGCTGGGACGAGCCCGGCAAGGCGGTGGCAGAGGTGTCTAAGGCGGTGGCGGAGCTCATTAAGGCAGGCGCGCCGGGGCCCTACATCCTCTTCGTAGACCCGGCCAGATTCGCCAAACTAGTGTCGGTGTATGAGAAAACCGGCGTAATGGAGCTGACTAGGATAAAGGCCATTGTAAAAGACGTCGTCCCCACGCCGGTTGTGCCCCCCTCCGCGGCCCTGTTAATCTCGGCGTCTCCGCAGACCCTCGACCTCGTAATAGGCGCAGACACAGAGGTGGAGTACCTCGGCCCAGAAGACGGGAAGCACCTCTTCCGCCTCTGGGAAACCATAGCCGTAAGAGTGAGGCAGGAAAAAGGCGTGGCAGTGCTAAGAGAGGGCTAG
- a CDS encoding nucleotidyltransferase domain-containing protein: MLEWGERSVERLRNWRNVAEVVCAVVKRFLPDASVYVFGSVARGDWSADSDIDMLIVSRGEGEDSRGCERGAGEPGGGGALLCHA, from the coding sequence ATGTTGGAGTGGGGCGAGAGGAGTGTTGAGCGGCTTAGGAACTGGCGCAACGTTGCCGAGGTTGTCTGCGCGGTGGTTAAGCGGTTTCTGCCAGACGCCTCGGTTTACGTGTTTGGGAGCGTGGCCAGGGGGGACTGGTCAGCCGATAGCGACATAGACATGTTAATCGTCAGCAGGGGAGAGGGCGAAGATAGCCGTGGCTGTGAAAGAGGTGCTGGGGAGCCCGGCGGTGGTGGAGCTCTACTTTGCCACGCCTGA
- a CDS encoding eight-cysteine-cluster domain-containing protein translates to MVVKFVLALVLVALVVWSFVELGGGCCTLRQGFCYGSLCGYVLNFTSCQSFGNYTPYAEVKAVDGAVLVSGRVVPNCCSEVLKAVVSESGGVLFIYLLEADLDGVLCKCVCPRDFNLSTTWSGREVSVLWVVFHGGALASAEVLYTTFCGVSTYGECKSDADCVRDGCSGEVCRSVHEEATPTPCVWRECFDAGRYRLKCGCVNGRCQWTYAG, encoded by the coding sequence ATGGTAGTTAAATTTGTGCTTGCCCTTGTCTTAGTAGCGCTTGTTGTGTGGAGTTTTGTAGAACTCGGCGGTGGCTGTTGCACATTGCGCCAGGGTTTTTGCTACGGGTCTCTCTGCGGCTATGTGCTGAATTTCACGTCGTGCCAGTCTTTTGGCAATTATACCCCCTACGCCGAGGTGAAAGCTGTAGATGGGGCTGTTTTAGTAAGCGGCAGAGTTGTGCCAAATTGTTGCTCGGAGGTTTTAAAGGCTGTTGTAAGCGAGTCGGGAGGCGTGCTCTTTATCTACTTACTAGAGGCAGATTTAGACGGCGTGTTGTGCAAATGCGTCTGTCCTAGGGATTTTAACTTGTCGACTACGTGGAGCGGAAGGGAGGTGTCTGTGTTGTGGGTTGTTTTCCACGGCGGCGCCTTGGCGAGCGCGGAGGTTCTCTACACTACATTCTGCGGCGTTTCTACCTACGGGGAGTGTAAAAGCGACGCCGATTGTGTGAGAGACGGCTGTTCTGGGGAAGTGTGCCGCAGTGTGCATGAAGAGGCTACTCCCACTCCGTGTGTTTGGAGGGAGTGCTTTGACGCAGGGCGGTACCGACTTAAGTGCGGCTGCGTCAACGGGAGGTGTCAATGGACCTACGCGGGCTAG
- a CDS encoding chloride channel protein codes for MALVSLRLVALSVAIGALTGLAALAMVYGIKAVEFVLLRGAVGVVLPSSYAEEMEPYSPPERPWLLPLVMALAGLVGAVLVGVIAPAECRGTDAAIRAYHTHGGVVKLSRSLLSLAATAFNLGAGGPAGREGAITFAGAGIGSAVARLFSPSPEEKRVALVAGLGAGMAAIFRAPIGGALFALEVLYMRDIEARALIPTLVASSVSYVVFASAAGWKRELYLPGAWEHLAPASLPYYVFLGAVAGAVGVFYAVVLHLVSEALHGVRAPPLVKPTLAMAAVGALGVFFPQILTPGYGWMQQVVLGVVYPWWFFFLLALLKILVVALVLGSGGVGGVFSPGLFIGGMVGAGLWELLNHVPGFGEPLYAFVVVGAVSLFAAAGKTPLSVTVMAIEMTGAFTVTPAAAVAVATAYLISGRYTVYSGKKEARQ; via the coding sequence ATGGCTCTCGTCTCTCTCAGGCTGGTTGCGCTGAGCGTGGCGATAGGCGCGTTGACGGGGCTGGCGGCGTTGGCCATGGTGTACGGCATCAAGGCTGTTGAGTTTGTGCTCTTAAGGGGGGCTGTGGGCGTGGTGCTCCCCTCCTCTTACGCCGAGGAAATGGAGCCCTACTCGCCTCCAGAGAGGCCTTGGCTCCTGCCCCTGGTGATGGCTCTGGCTGGCTTAGTGGGGGCGGTGCTGGTGGGCGTAATCGCGCCGGCGGAGTGTAGAGGCACCGACGCGGCTATTAGGGCCTACCACACCCACGGCGGCGTTGTAAAACTCTCGCGGTCGCTACTGAGCCTGGCGGCGACCGCCTTCAACTTAGGCGCCGGCGGCCCAGCGGGGCGGGAGGGCGCCATAACCTTCGCTGGCGCCGGCATTGGGTCGGCGGTAGCCCGGCTATTCTCCCCCTCTCCCGAGGAGAAGCGCGTGGCCCTAGTGGCCGGGCTGGGGGCAGGCATGGCCGCCATCTTCAGGGCGCCCATCGGCGGCGCCCTCTTTGCCCTCGAGGTGTTGTACATGAGAGACATCGAGGCAAGGGCGCTTATTCCAACTCTCGTGGCGTCCTCTGTGAGCTACGTGGTGTTCGCCTCCGCGGCAGGGTGGAAGAGAGAGCTATATCTGCCCGGAGCATGGGAACACTTGGCGCCTGCGTCTCTCCCATACTACGTGTTTCTAGGCGCCGTGGCGGGGGCCGTGGGGGTCTTCTACGCCGTGGTGCTCCACCTTGTTTCCGAGGCGTTGCACGGCGTCCGCGCGCCTCCCCTCGTAAAGCCTACCTTGGCCATGGCGGCGGTGGGGGCCCTCGGCGTGTTTTTCCCACAGATCTTGACCCCCGGCTATGGGTGGATGCAACAGGTAGTCCTCGGCGTGGTGTACCCCTGGTGGTTCTTCTTCCTCTTAGCCTTGTTGAAGATCTTGGTCGTGGCCTTGGTGCTCGGCAGCGGCGGTGTGGGCGGCGTCTTCTCCCCAGGCCTCTTCATAGGCGGAATGGTGGGGGCCGGCCTTTGGGAGCTGTTAAACCACGTGCCGGGCTTCGGCGAGCCGCTCTACGCGTTTGTGGTAGTAGGAGCCGTCTCGCTCTTCGCCGCGGCTGGCAAGACGCCGCTCTCGGTCACAGTCATGGCAATTGAGATGACAGGCGCCTTCACCGTGACCCCCGCCGCCGCGGTGGCGGTGGCAACAGCGTACCTCATATCGGGCCGCTATACTGTGTACAGCGGCAAGAAAGAGGCGAGGCAGTAG
- a CDS encoding ATP-binding protein, with the protein MFREVIGEWFTRPLPRYVPREVEYVLGDFALAVVGPRRAGKTYFLFQIADELVKGGAPRESVVYVNFEDVRLAGVRPEHFGSFVKTVVELAKPHGDVIYLLLDEVQNVPMWGRWVRTLLDSGRFRVALAGSSSQLDARAVSTELRGRYISRVMFPFSFREFLKARGAAPAHLYAPTARGTLLALLREYVEWGGFPELVARPELRGELVRVYRDTVVLRDVVERHRISPAPVFEVFLSLVEEGFGRYFSISAAHRYLRGLGYRVSKKTLAAYLRYLEEAYYVLSAHKLGGAREVHQQPRKIYPVDPAYFNLRKRLDIGVRMEAVVAAELARRGLPLRYWRGEGHEVDFVVPGDPPTLIQVTYVSAPDEVDRREVKALERAKTVFTGARAVVVTWDYEEERGGVAYIPLWKWLFTAQMG; encoded by the coding sequence ATGTTTAGGGAGGTTATAGGCGAGTGGTTTACGAGGCCTCTGCCTAGGTATGTGCCGAGGGAGGTGGAGTATGTGTTGGGGGATTTTGCACTGGCTGTGGTGGGGCCAAGGAGGGCTGGGAAGACGTATTTCCTGTTCCAAATCGCCGATGAGCTTGTGAAAGGCGGCGCTCCGCGGGAGTCCGTGGTCTATGTGAATTTTGAGGATGTGAGACTCGCCGGGGTTAGGCCGGAGCACTTCGGCTCCTTTGTAAAAACAGTGGTTGAGCTGGCGAAGCCGCATGGCGACGTTATCTATCTGTTGCTAGACGAGGTGCAAAACGTCCCCATGTGGGGGAGGTGGGTTAGGACCCTCCTCGACTCTGGCAGATTTAGAGTAGCCCTGGCGGGCTCTTCTTCTCAGCTGGACGCCCGCGCGGTGTCAACCGAGCTTAGGGGGAGGTACATCAGCCGCGTGATGTTCCCCTTCTCCTTCCGGGAGTTTCTCAAGGCGAGGGGCGCGGCCCCGGCGCACCTCTACGCGCCGACGGCCAGGGGCACTCTGCTGGCGCTTCTCAGGGAATACGTGGAGTGGGGCGGCTTCCCGGAGCTGGTGGCCAGGCCCGAGCTCCGCGGCGAGCTTGTGAGAGTGTACAGGGACACGGTGGTTCTCCGAGACGTGGTGGAGCGGCACAGGATATCCCCCGCCCCAGTCTTCGAGGTGTTTCTCTCCCTGGTAGAGGAGGGGTTTGGCCGCTACTTCTCCATCAGCGCCGCGCACCGCTACCTAAGGGGCCTCGGATACCGCGTGAGCAAGAAGACGCTAGCCGCCTACTTGAGGTACCTCGAGGAAGCGTACTACGTCCTCTCGGCGCATAAGCTGGGGGGCGCCAGAGAGGTACACCAGCAGCCGAGGAAGATATACCCGGTGGACCCCGCCTACTTCAACCTCAGGAAGAGGCTCGACATAGGCGTCAGGATGGAGGCAGTGGTGGCGGCTGAGCTGGCCAGGCGGGGCCTCCCCCTGCGCTACTGGCGCGGCGAGGGGCACGAGGTAGACTTCGTAGTGCCTGGCGACCCGCCGACGTTGATCCAGGTGACATACGTCTCTGCGCCAGACGAGGTAGACAGGAGAGAGGTTAAGGCGCTTGAAAGGGCCAAGACAGTCTTCACGGGGGCCAGGGCCGTGGTTGTCACTTGGGACTACGAGGAGGAGCGCGGCGGCGTCGCCTACATCCCGCTCTGGAAGTGGTTGTTCACAGCTCAAATGGGGTAA
- a CDS encoding ParA family protein, whose amino-acid sequence MTVFAFLSAGGGVGKTTMALHLAHRFLLEGRRVLLVDLDPSAGLSTALLGEEGAARAEESGLTVGHLLWRLLKGAPVDWAGYVARPRLGGLEVDLLVGGEELSDVMGSIWFSATWPSPESVLGRLLGPVFAAYEVVILDTIPFYERRYSMSAFFAAEKVVVVAHPYGAEPARLRRMFAKFAQVLQTTPLDMKTRLLVNKVGNDREGKAWRERLAQAAIPVFKTVIGDRVAYSRVPEMAYVKDRKARGEVESWFREVVEWAATEVEVF is encoded by the coding sequence CACTTGGCGCACCGCTTCCTGCTCGAGGGGCGGCGGGTCCTCCTCGTGGACTTGGACCCGAGCGCGGGCTTGTCCACCGCCCTCCTGGGGGAAGAGGGGGCGGCCAGGGCCGAGGAGTCCGGCCTGACCGTGGGGCACCTCCTGTGGAGGCTTTTGAAGGGGGCGCCCGTGGACTGGGCGGGGTATGTGGCCAGGCCGCGGCTGGGGGGCCTCGAGGTGGACCTCTTGGTGGGGGGCGAGGAGCTCAGCGACGTCATGGGCTCCATATGGTTCTCCGCCACGTGGCCCAGCCCGGAATCCGTGCTTGGGCGCCTGCTGGGCCCCGTCTTCGCCGCGTATGAAGTAGTCATCCTCGACACTATCCCCTTCTACGAGCGGCGGTACTCCATGTCTGCGTTTTTCGCCGCGGAGAAGGTGGTCGTCGTGGCGCATCCCTACGGCGCAGAGCCGGCTAGGCTTAGGAGGATGTTCGCCAAATTTGCCCAAGTCCTGCAAACCACGCCTCTGGACATGAAGACGCGCCTCTTGGTAAACAAGGTGGGCAACGACAGAGAGGGCAAGGCGTGGAGAGAGAGACTCGCCCAGGCGGCTATCCCAGTGTTTAAGACAGTGATTGGGGACAGAGTGGCCTACTCCCGCGTCCCCGAGATGGCCTACGTCAAAGACAGAAAGGCTAGGGGTGAGGTGGAGTCCTGGTTTAGAGAGGTCGTGGAGTGGGCCGCCACAGAGGTGGAAGTGTTTTAA
- the cimA gene encoding citramalate synthase: MSLYVPHFLNRHAGDYVETLDTTLRDGAQGAGVSFTLEDKIRIALKLDEVGVDYIEGGWPYSNPKDLDFFKAMKEYSLTRARLAAFGSTRRKGVRPRDDESLNAIVKADVPVAVIFGKSWTLHVEKVLETTWEENLAMIAESVEYLREHGMEVIYDAEHFYQGYIEDPERALESIETAWRAGARVVVLADTNGGTPPHEVYRITAEVKRRFPAMALGAHMHNDIGCAVANTLMAVVAGARHVQGTINGVGERTGNADLTAVLPTLELKMGFRVLRDEPPPVKFGRLRELSRMVYEALGRQPNPYQPYVGDFAFAHKGGVHADAVMKVPRAYEHIDPALVGNRRVVVVSEMAGGASVALKAAEELGIPLDKRHQAVRRALEEVKRLEREGYSFDEAPASALLILLKHLGLYKERFRLTEWRVVTGPTPAAFAVVKVKVGGREMLEAGEGVGPVHAVDVALRRAFTAAFPELLRVTLRDYRVVLPTTVKSTESVVRVTVEFTDGERVWRTVGVSSNVVDASIKAIVDAYDFALQLQSLKKAAEVQGVGHLA; encoded by the coding sequence ATAAGTTTATATGTACCACATTTCCTAAATAGGCATGCCGGGGATTATGTAGAAACATTAGACACAACACTGAGAGACGGCGCACAGGGCGCGGGCGTCTCCTTCACGCTTGAGGACAAGATTAGGATTGCCTTAAAGCTGGACGAGGTCGGCGTGGACTACATCGAGGGGGGCTGGCCCTACTCCAACCCCAAGGACTTGGACTTCTTCAAGGCCATGAAGGAGTACTCTCTCACTAGGGCGAGGCTCGCGGCGTTTGGAAGCACTAGGCGCAAGGGGGTTAGGCCGAGGGACGACGAGAGTTTAAACGCCATAGTGAAGGCCGACGTCCCAGTGGCGGTGATCTTTGGGAAGAGCTGGACTCTCCACGTGGAGAAGGTGTTGGAGACCACGTGGGAGGAGAACTTGGCCATGATAGCCGAGAGCGTGGAGTACCTCAGAGAGCACGGCATGGAGGTGATATACGACGCTGAGCACTTCTACCAAGGCTACATAGAGGACCCAGAGAGGGCCCTTGAGTCTATAGAGACTGCTTGGAGGGCGGGGGCCAGGGTGGTGGTGCTGGCAGACACCAACGGGGGCACTCCGCCCCATGAGGTGTACAGAATTACGGCGGAGGTGAAGAGGAGGTTCCCAGCCATGGCGCTGGGGGCCCACATGCACAACGACATCGGCTGCGCCGTGGCCAACACCCTAATGGCCGTGGTGGCGGGGGCTAGGCACGTGCAGGGGACTATAAACGGGGTGGGGGAGAGGACGGGGAACGCGGACTTAACCGCCGTGTTGCCCACCCTGGAGCTGAAGATGGGCTTCCGTGTGCTTAGAGACGAGCCGCCCCCCGTTAAGTTTGGACGGCTGAGAGAGCTGTCGCGGATGGTGTACGAGGCGCTTGGCAGACAGCCGAACCCCTACCAGCCCTACGTGGGAGACTTCGCCTTTGCCCACAAGGGCGGAGTCCACGCAGACGCGGTTATGAAGGTGCCGAGGGCCTACGAGCACATTGACCCAGCGCTGGTGGGGAATAGGCGCGTCGTCGTGGTGTCCGAGATGGCTGGGGGCGCCAGCGTGGCGCTCAAGGCTGCGGAGGAGCTGGGCATCCCCCTCGACAAGCGCCACCAGGCGGTTAGGAGGGCGCTTGAGGAGGTGAAGAGGCTTGAGAGAGAGGGCTACTCCTTCGACGAGGCCCCAGCCTCGGCGCTTTTGATACTGTTAAAACACCTCGGCCTTTACAAGGAGCGGTTTAGGCTGACGGAGTGGCGGGTGGTGACTGGCCCCACCCCTGCCGCATTTGCCGTGGTCAAGGTCAAGGTGGGCGGCAGAGAGATGCTCGAGGCTGGGGAGGGCGTGGGCCCCGTGCACGCCGTAGACGTGGCGCTGCGGAGGGCCTTCACGGCAGCTTTCCCAGAGCTTCTGAGGGTCACCCTGCGCGACTACCGCGTCGTCTTGCCCACCACGGTGAAGAGCACGGAGAGCGTCGTGAGAGTCACGGTGGAGTTCACAGACGGCGAGCGCGTCTGGAGGACAGTGGGCGTCTCCAGCAACGTGGTAGACGCCTCCATAAAGGCGATAGTAGACGCCTATGACTTTGCGCTACAGCTTCAGTCTCTCAAAAAGGCGGCGGAGGTCCAAGGCGTCGGCCACCTGGCCTAG
- a CDS encoding DUF996 domain-containing protein — MEFETAKVLFAVGLILELVGGFAVGADGGLVALLGLVLSLVGIYYLSKHFGRPDVFRNYLYSFIAALVGALVLIGFVVAYFFSLGKLVLPPFDFLSILLALLPIWIVLWVVVVFSAYFLRRAYMGLAEAGGVGHFKTAATLVWIGALTFVILVGLVIYLIGQIFAIIGAFELKQPTAAPAQTPAPQPV; from the coding sequence ATGGAGTTTGAAACTGCTAAGGTTCTGTTTGCGGTTGGGCTTATTCTCGAGCTCGTGGGTGGGTTTGCGGTTGGGGCCGATGGGGGGCTTGTGGCTCTGCTTGGCCTTGTCTTGTCGCTGGTGGGGATTTACTACCTCTCAAAACACTTTGGGCGGCCCGACGTCTTCCGGAACTATCTCTACTCCTTCATAGCGGCGCTTGTTGGGGCGCTAGTGTTAATCGGCTTCGTGGTGGCTTACTTCTTTTCGTTGGGCAAGCTAGTTCTCCCTCCGTTTGACTTCCTGTCTATACTTCTGGCCCTTCTCCCCATATGGATCGTGTTGTGGGTTGTGGTGGTCTTTTCCGCCTATTTTCTGCGTAGGGCGTACATGGGCCTCGCAGAGGCGGGCGGCGTTGGGCATTTTAAGACGGCCGCGACCCTCGTGTGGATTGGGGCGCTGACTTTTGTCATTCTTGTAGGTCTCGTAATCTATTTAATAGGGCAGATATTCGCAATAATAGGGGCCTTCGAGTTAAAACAGCCCACCGCCGCCCCTGCGCAAACCCCCGCTCCGCAACCCGTATAG